One genomic region from Streptomyces venezuelae encodes:
- a CDS encoding GNAT family N-acetyltransferase produces MIVPQTQTQIRIAEAGDDDALGALDRAAWSPLHAVLPAPTEPHEPFFDERHLPEDYLVAVVDGAVAGYIRLALPTPLAATAHVRQIQGLVVDESVRGRGVARALLRAAAERARAEGARRITLRVIGHNTPARALYASEGFAVEGVLPGELLIDGEYVDDVLMGRSLLD; encoded by the coding sequence ATGATCGTGCCGCAGACGCAGACGCAGATTCGTATCGCCGAAGCCGGGGACGACGACGCCCTCGGCGCGCTCGACCGGGCCGCCTGGTCGCCCCTCCACGCGGTGCTGCCCGCGCCGACGGAGCCGCACGAGCCCTTCTTCGACGAACGGCACCTGCCCGAGGACTACCTCGTCGCGGTGGTGGACGGCGCCGTGGCCGGCTACATCCGGCTCGCCCTGCCGACCCCGCTCGCCGCCACCGCCCACGTGCGCCAGATCCAGGGCCTGGTGGTCGACGAGTCCGTCCGTGGCCGGGGTGTCGCGCGGGCGCTGCTGCGGGCGGCCGCGGAGCGGGCCCGCGCGGAGGGTGCCCGCCGGATCACCCTGCGGGTCATCGGGCACAACACACCGGCCCGCGCGCTCTACGCCTCCGAGGGGTTCGCGGTGGAGGGCGTCCTGCCGGGCGAGCTCCTGATCGACGGGGAGTACGTGGACGACGTCCTGATGGGCCGCTCGCTACTCGACTGA
- a CDS encoding TetR/AcrR family transcriptional regulator, translated as MSTKPPSLTERRKAATQLDIARAAAELFTERGPDGTTAEDIALRAGVALRTFYRYFRSKQDAVAPLLAGGADRWRDQLAAAGPGARLPEALERSIAESLAAEDEEAAEGVLWTRGLLRAAAEDPALRAVWYRVNQESEEKLREVLAGLAGPETDPLEIRLAAAAATDAIRIALETWAETDAPVRGEGSPAALAVRCLRELMGGMRLLGDASAGAGPDDGSGDGSRDGSQNGSGDGSRAGSVE; from the coding sequence GTGAGCACCAAGCCCCCCTCCCTGACGGAGCGCCGCAAGGCCGCGACCCAGCTGGACATCGCCCGCGCCGCCGCCGAGCTCTTCACCGAGCGCGGGCCCGACGGCACGACGGCCGAGGACATCGCCCTGCGGGCCGGGGTCGCCCTGCGCACCTTCTACCGGTACTTCCGCTCCAAGCAGGACGCCGTGGCCCCGCTCCTCGCGGGCGGCGCCGACCGATGGCGCGACCAGCTCGCGGCGGCCGGCCCCGGGGCCCGTCTCCCCGAGGCGCTGGAACGCTCGATCGCCGAGTCGCTGGCCGCGGAGGACGAGGAGGCGGCCGAGGGGGTTCTCTGGACGCGCGGGCTCCTGCGGGCGGCCGCGGAGGACCCCGCCCTGCGGGCCGTCTGGTACCGGGTCAACCAGGAGTCCGAGGAGAAGCTGCGCGAGGTCCTGGCCGGGCTCGCGGGCCCGGAGACCGACCCGCTGGAGATCCGGCTCGCGGCGGCGGCGGCCACGGACGCCATCCGGATCGCACTGGAGACCTGGGCGGAGACGGACGCGCCGGTGCGCGGCGAGGGCTCACCGGCAGCTCTCGCCGTCCGCTGCCTGCGCGAGCTGATGGGCGGGATGCGGCTCCTCGGGGACGCGAGCGCCGGGGCCGGGCCGGACGACGGGTCGGGCGACGGCTCGCGGGACGGGTCGCAGAACGGCTCGGGCGACGGCTCGCGGGCCGGCTCAGTCGAGTAG
- a CDS encoding SDR family NAD(P)-dependent oxidoreductase, protein MNQLTRYEGRRALITGGGSGIGQATVLRVLAEGGRVVAADISEDGLKDTVAKAGEAADRLTTVVVNVADEASVRAGVAAAVEALGGLDVLVNAAGILRSSHTHETSLDSFEQVLRINLTGTFLMIRESIPALLEGDGSAVVNFSSTSAMFAHPYMAAYAASKGGIQSMTHALAAEYAKQGIRFTAVQPGSISSGMTDGTGASKQSIGPGLPEDTDWSLFAKLAPALGQGFAGPETVAGVVAMLASEDGKFITGTEVRVDGGTHF, encoded by the coding sequence ATGAACCAGCTGACCCGTTACGAAGGACGCCGCGCCCTCATCACCGGCGGTGGCTCCGGCATCGGCCAGGCCACCGTGCTCCGCGTGCTCGCGGAGGGCGGCCGCGTCGTCGCCGCCGACATCAGCGAGGACGGCCTCAAGGACACCGTCGCCAAGGCCGGCGAGGCCGCCGACCGCCTCACCACCGTCGTCGTGAACGTCGCCGACGAGGCGTCCGTCCGGGCCGGCGTCGCCGCCGCCGTCGAGGCGCTCGGCGGGCTCGACGTCCTGGTCAACGCGGCGGGCATCCTGCGCTCCTCGCACACCCACGAGACGAGCCTCGACTCCTTCGAGCAGGTGCTCCGGATCAACCTCACCGGCACCTTCCTCATGATCCGCGAGTCGATCCCGGCTCTCCTGGAGGGCGACGGCTCCGCCGTCGTGAACTTCTCCTCGACCTCCGCGATGTTCGCCCACCCCTACATGGCGGCCTACGCGGCCAGCAAGGGCGGCATCCAGTCCATGACCCACGCGCTCGCCGCCGAGTACGCCAAGCAGGGCATCCGCTTCACCGCCGTCCAGCCCGGCTCCATCTCCTCCGGCATGACCGACGGCACCGGCGCCAGCAAGCAGTCGATCGGCCCCGGCCTGCCCGAGGACACCGACTGGTCCCTCTTCGCGAAGCTCGCCCCCGCCCTCGGCCAGGGCTTCGCCGGCCCCGAGACCGTCGCCGGCGTCGTCGCGATGCTCGCGAGCGAGGACGGGAAGTTCATCACCGGCACCGAGGTCCGCGTCGACGGCGGAACGCACTTCTGA
- a CDS encoding SDR family NAD(P)-dependent oxidoreductase, giving the protein MSARDVFGGRTAVITGASSGIGAGLARHAAGLGMKLVLADIAAERLAAFAEELRAAGAEVEAVVTDVAVPASVEALADTAYTRFGTVDMLVNNAGIMAMGYSWEIPAERWDAMLRINIGGYVNGIRAFVPRMLERGEKAWVVNVSSIGGMLPSPLMAPYSVTKFGTLALTESLHHEMLMKGAPIQVSVVTPGSVKSEIFRAARPGEGTPPEIAAFNDHLQTLADEHGLTPEEHAERVFEMVAEGKYWAVPQPEQLFPALQPRTDMILGQVNPRLQQG; this is encoded by the coding sequence ATGAGCGCCCGGGACGTGTTCGGCGGCCGTACGGCCGTCATCACCGGCGCCTCCTCCGGCATCGGTGCCGGCCTCGCCCGGCACGCCGCCGGACTCGGCATGAAGCTGGTCCTCGCCGACATCGCCGCCGAGCGTCTCGCCGCCTTCGCGGAGGAGCTGCGGGCCGCCGGCGCCGAGGTGGAGGCCGTGGTGACCGACGTCGCCGTGCCCGCCTCCGTCGAGGCCCTCGCGGACACCGCGTACACCCGCTTCGGCACGGTCGACATGCTGGTGAACAACGCCGGGATCATGGCCATGGGCTACTCCTGGGAGATCCCCGCCGAGCGCTGGGACGCCATGCTGCGGATCAACATCGGCGGCTACGTCAACGGCATCCGGGCCTTCGTCCCGCGCATGCTGGAGCGCGGCGAGAAGGCCTGGGTGGTGAACGTGTCGTCGATCGGCGGCATGCTGCCGAGCCCGCTGATGGCCCCGTACAGCGTCACCAAGTTCGGCACGCTCGCGCTCACCGAGTCGCTCCACCACGAGATGCTGATGAAGGGCGCTCCGATCCAGGTGTCCGTGGTGACCCCCGGCTCGGTCAAGAGCGAGATCTTCAGGGCGGCCAGGCCCGGCGAGGGCACCCCGCCCGAGATCGCGGCCTTCAACGACCACCTGCAGACCCTCGCCGACGAGCACGGGCTGACCCCCGAGGAGCACGCCGAGCGCGTCTTCGAGATGGTCGCCGAGGGGAAGTACTGGGCGGTCCCGCAGCCGGAGCAGCTCTTCCCGGCGCTCCAGCCGCGCACGGACATGATCCTCGGCCAGGTGAACCCGCGGCTCCAGCAGGGCTGA
- a CDS encoding DUF4240 domain-containing protein, producing MDETEFWEIIDATREAAEGDPEEQADLLVERLIRLDPDSVLDYARHFEARYNRAYLWDLWGAAAVLFDGAGDETFDAFRCWLIGQGREVFEGAVHEPDSLAELLGDFDVEIDGDGEEIGFAADEAYEQLTGAETPDLGIPMPGGEPLGAPFDLENDDVLAARFPRLWERFGAT from the coding sequence ATGGACGAGACGGAGTTCTGGGAGATCATCGACGCCACCCGCGAGGCCGCCGAGGGCGACCCCGAGGAACAGGCCGATCTGCTCGTGGAGCGGCTGATCCGGCTGGATCCCGACTCCGTGCTCGACTACGCCCGCCATTTCGAGGCGCGCTACAACCGCGCGTACCTCTGGGATCTGTGGGGCGCGGCGGCCGTGCTCTTCGACGGGGCGGGCGACGAGACCTTCGACGCCTTCCGCTGCTGGCTCATCGGCCAGGGCCGGGAGGTCTTCGAGGGTGCCGTGCACGAGCCGGACTCGCTGGCGGAACTGCTCGGCGACTTCGACGTGGAGATCGACGGGGACGGCGAGGAGATCGGTTTCGCTGCGGACGAGGCGTACGAGCAGCTGACCGGCGCCGAGACCCCGGACCTGGGCATTCCGATGCCGGGCGGGGAGCCGCTGGGCGCGCCCTTCGACCTGGAGAACGACGACGTGCTCGCGGCCCGCTTCCCCCGGCTGTGGGAGCGCTTCGGGGCCACGTAG
- a CDS encoding SDR family oxidoreductase, with translation MTTETREKKPLQGRVCLVAGATRGAGRGIAVQLGAAGATVYVTGRTTREKVSEVGRATETIEETAELVTAAGGEGIAVPTDHLEQDQVRALVDRIDREQGRLDVLVNDVWGGEHLLVFGKKTWENDLVGGLRMLELGVRTHVITSHTALPLLIRNPGGLVVEITDGTTEYNGTRFRENLFYDLAKNAPLRMAFGLGKELEEHGATAVALTPGWLRSEQMLAAFGVTEENWRDAVERIPGFAVAESPVYVGRAVAALAADADRHRWNGRSLSSGQLAREYGFTDADGSQPDAWGYMFADETGEPDIDDYR, from the coding sequence ATGACGACAGAGACACGCGAGAAGAAGCCGCTGCAGGGACGCGTCTGCCTGGTCGCGGGAGCCACCCGGGGCGCCGGACGGGGCATCGCCGTCCAGCTGGGGGCCGCCGGAGCCACGGTGTACGTCACCGGGCGCACCACCCGCGAGAAGGTCAGCGAGGTCGGCCGCGCCACCGAGACCATCGAGGAGACGGCCGAACTGGTGACGGCCGCGGGTGGCGAGGGCATCGCCGTGCCGACCGACCATTTGGAGCAGGACCAGGTCCGGGCGCTGGTCGACCGGATCGACCGGGAGCAGGGACGGCTCGACGTCCTCGTCAACGACGTGTGGGGCGGCGAGCACCTCCTCGTCTTCGGGAAGAAGACCTGGGAGAACGACCTCGTCGGCGGCCTCAGGATGCTCGAACTCGGTGTCCGGACGCACGTCATCACCTCGCACACGGCCCTGCCGCTGCTCATCCGGAATCCCGGCGGGCTCGTCGTCGAGATCACCGACGGCACCACCGAGTACAACGGCACCCGCTTCCGCGAGAACCTCTTCTACGACCTCGCCAAGAACGCCCCGCTCCGGATGGCCTTCGGCCTCGGAAAGGAACTGGAGGAGCACGGCGCCACGGCGGTCGCCCTCACCCCCGGCTGGCTCAGGTCCGAGCAGATGCTCGCCGCCTTCGGCGTCACCGAGGAGAACTGGCGCGACGCCGTCGAGAGGATCCCCGGGTTCGCCGTCGCCGAGTCCCCGGTGTACGTCGGCAGGGCCGTCGCCGCCCTCGCCGCCGACGCCGACCGCCACCGCTGGAACGGTCGGTCGCTCTCCAGCGGCCAGTTGGCCCGGGAGTACGGCTTCACCGACGCCGACGGCTCACAGCCGGACGCCTGGGGCTACATGTTCGCGGACGAGACGGGCGAGCCGGACATCGACGACTACCGGTAG
- a CDS encoding helix-turn-helix transcriptional regulator: MRAARLIKLVLLLQSRPSMTAAELAAELEVSERTITRDALALAEAGVPVYADRGRAGGYRLVGGYRTRLTGLARGEAEALFLSGLPGALRDLGLADAASAARLKVSAALLPSLRDAPDAVGRRFYLSAPGWYQEPETPELLAPVAEAVWDDRMLSARYLRGDGEEVERVLCPYGLVLKAGVWYVCARADSSYRTYRVDRFRAVAVGEERFVRDEDFDLPAFWEERATEFARSLLRTEVEVRLTEAGARRLPYVTDRAAAEEALAAGAAEAGGRVRVALRVESEEVAFSQLLGLGPEAEILSPPALRTRFREAARGLAELYP; encoded by the coding sequence ATGCGCGCCGCCCGTCTCATCAAGCTGGTCCTGCTGCTCCAGTCCCGTCCGTCGATGACGGCCGCCGAACTGGCCGCCGAGCTGGAGGTGTCGGAGCGGACCATCACCCGGGACGCGCTCGCCCTCGCCGAGGCGGGGGTGCCGGTGTACGCGGACCGGGGCCGCGCGGGCGGCTACCGGCTGGTCGGCGGCTACCGGACGCGGCTCACGGGGCTCGCGCGCGGCGAGGCGGAGGCGCTCTTCCTCTCGGGGCTGCCGGGCGCACTGCGCGACCTGGGGCTCGCGGACGCGGCCTCGGCGGCGCGGCTGAAGGTGTCGGCGGCGCTGCTGCCCTCGCTGCGGGACGCCCCGGACGCGGTGGGCCGCCGCTTCTATCTGTCCGCGCCGGGCTGGTACCAGGAGCCGGAGACCCCGGAGCTGCTCGCCCCGGTCGCGGAGGCCGTCTGGGACGACCGGATGCTCTCCGCGCGCTATCTGCGCGGGGACGGCGAGGAGGTCGAGCGGGTGCTCTGCCCGTACGGCCTCGTCCTGAAGGCCGGTGTCTGGTACGTGTGCGCGCGGGCGGACTCCTCCTACCGCACGTACCGCGTGGACCGGTTCAGGGCGGTCGCCGTGGGCGAGGAGCGGTTCGTCCGGGACGAGGACTTCGACCTGCCGGCGTTCTGGGAGGAGCGGGCGACGGAGTTCGCCCGCTCCCTGCTCCGCACGGAGGTGGAGGTGCGGCTCACGGAGGCGGGTGCGCGGCGGCTGCCGTACGTCACGGACCGCGCGGCCGCCGAGGAGGCCCTGGCGGCGGGCGCCGCGGAGGCCGGCGGCCGGGTGCGGGTCGCCCTGCGGGTGGAGAGCGAGGAGGTCGCCTTCTCCCAGCTGCTCGGCCTGGGCCCGGAGGCCGAGATCCTGTCCCCGCCCGCCCTCCGGACGCGCTTCCGGGAGGCGGCCCGGGGCCTGGCTGAGCTGTACCCGTAG
- the aceE gene encoding pyruvate dehydrogenase (acetyl-transferring), homodimeric type, giving the protein MTDPVGKIPSELDQLPDRDTEETAEWAASLDAVTKAAGPHRAAYLMRRTLQHAEGAGLALPKLLETDYVNTIPTSAEPSIAEFGGDEAMERKITAWNRWNAAAMVTRGSKYGVGGHIATFASAAWLYETGFNHFFQGKEADGSGDQLFIQGHASPGIYARAFLDGRLNEAHLDNFRQESGGNGLPSYPHPRRLPWLWEFPTVSMGLGPLSAIYQARFNRYLTNRSIKDVSASHVWAFLGDGEMDEPESTAALALAAREGLDNLTFVINCNLQRLDGPVRANFKIVQELEAQFRGAGWNVVKSLWGNAWDELFALDTTGALVRRLREVPDAQVQTYQTRDAAYIRQDFFGKDPALVAMAQLLSDDKILECFHLSRGGHEPRKVFAAYKAALEFKGAPTVILAQTVKGFTLGEGFASKNANHQMKKLTTDEFKNMRDLLELPISDAQFVDGQVPYGHPGADSPEVRYLQERRAALGGPAPARRTHALAPLPAPAEKAFAAFDKGSGSQSMATTMAFVRLIKDLIRDKETGKRWVPIVPDEARTFGMESLFPSLGIYSPKGQTYEPVDRDQLMYYKEAKNGQILNEGITEAGSMADFIAASTAYSTHGEAMIPFYIFYSMFGWQRTADQMWQLGDQLGRGFLVGATAGRTTLTGEGLQHADGHSPVIAATNPAALTYDPAFAYEVAVIVKEGLRRMYGEAAEGEDQNVFYYLTVYNEPMPQPAKPSGIDEGIIKGLYRFNTAESAGLDLPANASRIQLLSSGTAIHWALEAQKLLAAEWGVAGDVWSATSWTELRRDALEADAALLRGEEQVPYIRKALEGVESPVLAVSDYMRQVPDQIAQWVEQDWSSLGADGFGLSDTRDAARRHFGVDAQSIVVAALAQLARRGEVPASAVKEARERYGL; this is encoded by the coding sequence ATGACCGATCCCGTAGGCAAGATTCCGAGCGAGCTCGACCAGCTCCCGGACCGTGACACCGAGGAGACCGCCGAGTGGGCGGCCTCCCTGGACGCCGTCACCAAGGCCGCCGGCCCTCACCGGGCCGCCTACCTGATGCGCCGCACGCTCCAGCACGCCGAGGGCGCGGGCCTCGCCCTGCCCAAGCTGCTGGAGACCGACTACGTCAACACCATCCCCACCTCCGCGGAGCCGTCGATCGCCGAGTTCGGCGGCGACGAGGCGATGGAGCGGAAGATCACCGCCTGGAACCGCTGGAACGCGGCCGCGATGGTCACCCGCGGCTCCAAGTACGGCGTCGGCGGCCACATCGCCACGTTCGCCTCGGCGGCCTGGCTCTACGAGACCGGCTTCAACCACTTCTTCCAGGGCAAGGAAGCCGACGGTTCCGGCGACCAGCTCTTCATCCAGGGCCACGCCTCCCCGGGCATCTACGCCCGCGCCTTCCTCGACGGGCGCCTGAACGAGGCCCACCTCGACAACTTCCGGCAGGAGTCCGGCGGCAACGGCCTGCCCTCCTACCCGCACCCGCGCCGGCTGCCCTGGCTGTGGGAGTTCCCCACCGTCTCCATGGGTCTCGGCCCGCTCTCCGCGATCTACCAGGCGCGCTTCAACCGCTACCTGACGAACCGTTCCATCAAGGACGTCTCCGCGTCCCACGTGTGGGCCTTCCTCGGTGACGGCGAGATGGACGAGCCCGAGTCGACGGCAGCCCTCGCGCTCGCCGCCCGCGAGGGTCTGGACAACCTGACCTTCGTCATCAACTGCAACCTGCAGCGCCTCGACGGCCCGGTCCGCGCCAACTTCAAGATCGTGCAGGAGCTGGAGGCCCAGTTCCGCGGCGCCGGCTGGAACGTCGTGAAGTCGCTGTGGGGCAACGCCTGGGACGAGCTGTTCGCGCTCGACACCACCGGCGCCCTCGTCCGCCGCCTCCGCGAGGTCCCGGACGCGCAGGTCCAGACGTACCAGACCCGCGACGCCGCCTACATCCGCCAGGACTTCTTCGGCAAGGACCCGGCGCTCGTCGCGATGGCGCAGCTGCTGAGCGACGACAAGATCCTCGAGTGCTTCCACCTCTCCCGCGGTGGCCACGAGCCGCGCAAGGTGTTCGCCGCGTACAAGGCCGCCCTGGAGTTCAAGGGCGCGCCGACGGTCATCCTCGCGCAGACCGTCAAGGGCTTCACCCTCGGTGAGGGCTTCGCGTCGAAGAACGCGAACCACCAGATGAAGAAGCTCACGACCGACGAGTTCAAGAACATGCGTGACCTTCTCGAGCTGCCGATCTCGGACGCGCAGTTCGTCGACGGCCAGGTGCCCTACGGCCACCCCGGCGCCGACTCCCCCGAGGTCCGCTACCTCCAGGAGCGCCGCGCGGCGCTCGGCGGCCCGGCCCCGGCCCGCCGCACCCACGCGCTCGCGCCGCTGCCGGCCCCGGCCGAGAAGGCCTTCGCCGCCTTCGACAAGGGCTCCGGCTCGCAGTCGATGGCCACGACGATGGCCTTCGTGCGACTCATCAAGGACCTGATCCGCGACAAGGAGACCGGCAAGCGCTGGGTCCCGATCGTCCCGGACGAGGCCCGTACCTTCGGTATGGAGTCGCTGTTCCCGTCGCTCGGCATCTACTCGCCGAAGGGCCAGACGTACGAGCCGGTCGACCGCGACCAGCTGATGTACTACAAGGAGGCCAAGAACGGCCAGATCCTCAACGAGGGGATCACCGAGGCCGGTTCGATGGCCGACTTCATCGCCGCTTCCACCGCGTACTCCACGCACGGCGAGGCGATGATCCCGTTCTACATCTTCTACTCGATGTTCGGCTGGCAGCGGACCGCCGACCAGATGTGGCAGCTCGGCGACCAGCTCGGCCGCGGCTTCCTCGTCGGCGCGACCGCCGGCCGCACCACCCTGACCGGTGAGGGCCTCCAGCACGCCGACGGCCACTCGCCGGTGATCGCGGCCACGAACCCGGCGGCGCTGACGTACGACCCGGCGTTCGCGTACGAGGTCGCCGTCATCGTCAAGGAGGGTCTGCGCCGGATGTACGGCGAGGCCGCCGAGGGCGAGGACCAGAACGTCTTCTACTACCTGACGGTCTACAACGAGCCGATGCCGCAGCCGGCCAAGCCGTCCGGCATCGACGAGGGCATCATCAAGGGCCTCTACCGCTTCAACACCGCGGAGTCGGCCGGTCTCGACCTGCCGGCGAACGCCTCGCGCATCCAGCTCCTCTCCTCGGGCACGGCGATCCACTGGGCCCTCGAGGCGCAGAAGCTGCTCGCCGCCGAGTGGGGCGTGGCCGGTGACGTGTGGTCCGCGACCTCCTGGACGGAGCTGCGGCGCGACGCCCTGGAGGCGGACGCGGCGCTGCTGCGCGGCGAGGAGCAGGTCCCGTACATCCGTAAGGCCCTGGAGGGCGTCGAGTCCCCGGTCCTCGCGGTCTCCGACTACATGCGCCAGGTCCCGGACCAGATCGCGCAGTGGGTCGAGCAGGACTGGTCCTCGCTCGGCGCGGACGGCTTCGGTCTCTCGGACACCCGTGACGCGGCCCGCCGCCACTTCGGCGTCGACGCCCAGTCGATCGTCGTCGCTGCCCTCGCGCAGCTCGCCCGCCGCGGCGAGGTCCCGGCCTCGGCCGTGAAGGAGGCGCGCGAGCGCTACGGCCTGTAG
- a CDS encoding GntR family transcriptional regulator: MTVPVVHSLREQIREHIVEGIVSGRWKPGERIVERRIATELEVSQTPVREALRELESLRLIESAPNKGVRVRNLTAADLEESYPVRAGLEQIAAELAAGRLAADCSALEPHVAALYEADATADGTAQVRHTVAFHRELVKAAGNGVLLHTWETLGIEVFTALSIRWLGTVQKSYAEEHQELVEAFRRGDPNIGALVKAHVLGCAPRA; the protein is encoded by the coding sequence ATGACCGTCCCCGTCGTCCACTCGCTGCGCGAACAGATCCGCGAGCACATCGTGGAGGGGATCGTCAGCGGCCGCTGGAAGCCGGGAGAGCGCATCGTGGAGCGCAGGATCGCGACGGAGCTGGAGGTCAGCCAGACCCCGGTCCGCGAGGCCCTGCGCGAGCTGGAGTCCCTGCGCCTGATCGAGTCGGCTCCCAACAAGGGCGTCCGGGTCCGCAATCTGACCGCGGCCGACCTGGAGGAGAGCTACCCCGTACGGGCCGGTCTGGAGCAGATCGCGGCCGAGCTGGCCGCCGGACGCCTGGCGGCGGACTGCTCGGCCCTGGAGCCGCATGTGGCGGCGCTGTACGAGGCGGACGCGACCGCCGACGGCACGGCGCAGGTGCGGCACACGGTGGCCTTCCACCGGGAGCTGGTGAAGGCCGCGGGGAACGGCGTGCTGCTGCACACCTGGGAGACGCTCGGCATCGAGGTCTTCACGGCCCTGTCGATCCGCTGGCTCGGCACGGTCCAGAAGTCGTACGCGGAGGAGCACCAGGAGCTGGTGGAGGCCTTCCGCAGGGGCGACCCGAACATCGGGGCGCTCGTGAAGGCCCACGTCCTGGGCTGCGCCCCGCGCGCCTGA
- the sucB gene encoding 2-oxoglutarate dehydrogenase, E2 component, dihydrolipoamide succinyltransferase, which translates to MSVSVTLPALGESVTEGTVTRWLKAEGERVEADEPLLEVSTDKVDTEIPAPASGILASIKVAEDETVEVGAELAIIDDGTGAPAAAPAPAAETVVLPVPAAEAPAAPAAPAPVAEAPAAAPAGGASGTDVVLPALGESVTEGTVTRWLKSVGETVEADEPLLEVSTDKVDTEIPAPVSGVLLEIVVAEDESAEVGAKLAVIGAAGAAPAAPAAPAPAAPAAAPAPAAPAAAPAPAAPAAAPAPAAPAAAPAPAVPAPAPAPVAPAAPVAAPAPAAPAAPSIAPALVTPVAEDGAYVTPLVRKLATENGVDLAAVKGSGVGGRIRKQDVLAAAEAKKAAAAAPVAAPAAAPATAKAPALAVSPLRGQTVKMTRMRKVIGDNMMKALHGQAQLTSVVEVDITKLMKLRARAKDAFAAREGVKLSPMPFFVKAAAQALKAFPVINARINEDEGTITYFDTENIGIAVDSEKGLMTPVIKGAGDLNIAGISKKTAELAGAVRASKITPDDLAGATFTISNTGSRGALFDTIIVPPNQVAILGIGATVRRPVVINHPDLGETIAVRDMTYVALSYDHRLVDGADAARYLTAVKAILEAGEFEVDLGL; encoded by the coding sequence ATGTCGGTTTCCGTAACCCTGCCGGCGCTCGGCGAGAGCGTCACCGAGGGCACCGTCACCCGCTGGCTCAAGGCCGAGGGTGAGCGTGTCGAGGCCGACGAGCCGCTGCTCGAGGTCTCGACCGACAAGGTCGACACCGAGATCCCCGCCCCCGCCTCGGGCATCCTGGCCTCCATCAAGGTCGCCGAGGACGAGACGGTCGAGGTCGGCGCCGAGCTGGCCATCATCGACGACGGCACGGGTGCCCCGGCCGCGGCTCCGGCCCCGGCCGCCGAGACCGTCGTCCTCCCGGTCCCCGCGGCCGAGGCCCCGGCCGCTCCGGCCGCCCCGGCGCCGGTCGCCGAGGCCCCCGCCGCCGCTCCGGCCGGCGGTGCCTCCGGCACCGACGTCGTGCTGCCCGCGCTGGGCGAGTCCGTCACCGAGGGCACCGTCACCCGCTGGCTGAAGTCGGTCGGCGAGACCGTCGAGGCCGACGAGCCGCTGCTCGAGGTCTCCACGGACAAGGTCGACACCGAGATCCCGGCCCCGGTCTCCGGTGTCCTCCTGGAGATCGTCGTCGCCGAGGACGAGTCCGCCGAGGTCGGCGCCAAGCTGGCCGTCATCGGTGCCGCGGGTGCCGCTCCGGCCGCCCCCGCCGCCCCGGCCCCGGCCGCCCCGGCCGCCGCCCCGGCTCCGGCCGCCCCGGCCGCCGCTCCGGCTCCGGCCGCTCCGGCCGCCGCTCCGGCTCCGGCCGCTCCGGCCGCCGCGCCGGCCCCGGCCGTCCCGGCCCCGGCTCCCGCGCCGGTGGCTCCGGCCGCCCCCGTGGCCGCTCCGGCCCCGGCCGCGCCCGCCGCCCCGTCCATCGCCCCGGCGCTGGTCACCCCGGTCGCCGAGGACGGCGCCTACGTGACCCCGCTGGTCCGCAAGCTCGCCACCGAGAACGGTGTCGACCTGGCGGCCGTCAAGGGCTCGGGCGTCGGCGGTCGTATCCGCAAGCAGGACGTCCTCGCGGCCGCCGAGGCCAAGAAGGCCGCCGCTGCCGCCCCCGTCGCCGCTCCGGCCGCCGCCCCGGCGACCGCGAAGGCTCCGGCCCTCGCGGTCTCCCCGCTGCGCGGTCAGACCGTCAAGATGACCCGCATGCGCAAGGTCATCGGCGACAACATGATGAAGGCGCTGCACGGCCAGGCCCAGCTGACCTCGGTCGTCGAGGTCGACATCACGAAGCTGATGAAGCTGCGCGCCCGTGCCAAGGACGCGTTCGCGGCTCGCGAGGGCGTCAAGCTCTCCCCGATGCCGTTCTTCGTCAAGGCGGCGGCCCAGGCGCTGAAGGCCTTCCCGGTCATCAACGCCCGGATCAACGAGGACGAGGGCACGATCACCTACTTCGACACCGAGAACATCGGTATCGCGGTGGACTCCGAGAAGGGTCTGATGACCCCGGTCATCAAGGGTGCGGGCGACCTCAACATCGCCGGCATCTCGAAGAAGACCGCGGAGCTGGCCGGCGCCGTGCGCGCCAGCAAGATCACGCCGGACGACCTGGCCGGTGCGACCTTCACCATCTCCAACACCGGTTCGCGCGGCGCGCTGTTCGACACGATCATCGTGCCCCCGAACCAGGTCGCCATCCTGGGCATCGGCGCCACCGTGCGCCGTCCGGTCGTCATCAACCACCCGGACCTGGGTGAGACGATCGCGGTCCGCGACATGACGTACGTCGCCCTGTCCTACGACCACCGTCTGGTGGACGGCGCCGACGCCGCCCGCTACCTGACGGCCGTCAAGGCGATCCTCGAGGCCGGCGAGTTCGAGGTCGACCTCGGCCTGTAA